From Perognathus longimembris pacificus isolate PPM17 chromosome 4, ASM2315922v1, whole genome shotgun sequence, one genomic window encodes:
- the Erfe gene encoding erythroferrone, whose product MAPARRPAGARLLLACAALLAAAAGLGSPEPHSPARSRARREPPARPDADAESPRGDMMGAAVFQEAAPEPAHGVDPRDAWMLFVRQSDKGANGPRRSRGKARRLELGLPGPPGPPGPRGPPGSTMAPDVLLKEFCLLLKGAELCPRGTPQPASGSPAPARAHAGRDGAGAGPLLAALLAPGPRAPRVEAAFHCRLRQDAPVERRTLRELGAYHLPAEGAFCRGLGLNLTSGQYTAPAAGLYLLSATLHVALAAEPRRGPPRPRDRLRLLVCIQSQCQRHPSLETMVGLDGSSELFTVSVHGVLYLQTGQYVSVFLDNASGSSLTARGGSSFSAVLLGA is encoded by the exons ATGGCCCCGGCCCGCCGTCCCGCCGGAGCGCGGCTGCTGCTGGCCTGCGCGGCTCTGCTGGCCGCCGCCGCGGGCCTCGGCTCCCCGGAGCCCCACTCGCCCGCCCGGAGCCGCGCGCGCCgggagccgcccgcccgccccgacgCCGACGCCGAGAGCCCGCGG GGGGACATGATGGGGGCTGCTGTGTTCCAGGAGGCCGCTCCGGAGCCAGCGCACGGTGTCGACCCCCGGGACGCCTGGATGCTGTTTGTCAGGCAGAGCGACAAGGGCGCCAACGGCCCGCGGAGGAGCCGGGGCAAGGCCCGGAGGCTGGAG CTTGGCCTGCcagggccccccggccccccagggcCACGAGGACCTCCCGGCTCCACCATGGCACCCGACGTGCTGCTGAAGGAGTTCTGCCTGCTGCTGAAAG GCGCCGAGCTCTGCCCGCGGGGCACCCCCCAGCCCGCCTCCGggagcccggcccccgcccgggcCCACGCGGGGCGGGACGGCGCGGGTGCGGGGCCCCTGCTGGCCGCGCTCCTGGCCCCGGGCCCGCGGGCGCCCCGCGTGGAGGCCGCGTTCCACTGCCGCCTGCGCCAGGACGCGCCCGTGGAGCGGCGCACGCTGCGGGAGCTGGGCGCCTACCACCTG CCCGCCGAGGGCGCCTTCTGCCGGGGCCTGGGCCTGAACCTGACCAGCGGCCAGTACACGGCGCCAGCGGCCGGCTTGTACCTGCTCTCCGCCACACTGCACGTGG CCCTGGCGGCGGAGCCCAGGCGGGGCCCGCCGCGCCCCCGGGACCGGCTGCGCTTGCTCGTCTGCATCCAGTCCCAGTGCCAGCGCCACCC CTCCCTGGAGACCATGGTGGGCCTGGACGGCAGCAGCGAGCTCTTCACCGTGTCTGTCCACGGCGTCCTGTACCTGCAG acGGGGCAGTACGTGTCTGTCTTCCTGGACAACGCCAGCGGCTCCTCCCTCACGGCGCGCGGCGGCTCCTCGTTCAGCGCCGTCCTCCTGGGCGCGTGA
- the Klhl30 gene encoding kelch-like protein 30 isoform X1 yields MVQSMDDLDFRLPSHAQDMLDGLRRLRALPKLADVTLLVGGRELRCHRGLLALSSPYFHAMFAGDFAESLSARVELRDVDPDVVEQLVDFAYTGRLRVTRGTAEGLARGASRLHFPAVQKVCGRYLQQQLDAANCLGLCEFGERQGLPGVAAKARAFLRENFEAVARGDEFLRLPPERLAACLAGELLQARPGQSRLAALLRWARHDPRARAAHLPGLLRLLPPDAVPGPCVRRLLATEPLIRGSEACREALARGRSAVPPGLPQELQEVLVVVGGQALEEEDEGGGEPAAPLGNFAFYNTKTRRWMALPDFPDYHKWGFSLAALNNDVYVTGGSAGGRGAAARTPGQPVPPSGAPRHRCSPLRGTPDQPAKTPDLPPCMRSGRRRPSMDRWLTGHQDGHLVDHAGLVLPAEGGSVEARGPHAEGPHQPRQHRAQRRDLRHRGYHPGRGGDGELRPLHRQLDRAQPRPQVCEQLLGGQLPGPALPGGFQCLQVQRPGPAVLQPRDRCVERDHLALPAQVPVLPPLCLPEGGALPHRGQHQEDVRLRPRGQPMAKGAVPAQPARERGPGGAGGRAVRDGRPLAGHGRRLPRGDGGLRHGARRLGAPRRPAPPLALPRGRRHLPGPLHVDAALPILLGALRRGAGPPTFPPPPASPSVPPAATRGRHGDALPGRHRTRSKAPGNRPSPALSSAPRPRWAAGSGPCSRQVPGRRVTGAGCLPASPASHGELGALGAARGFGVQEGARGARPALVCAAQLPAPAMFASGAVRPSQAEGRTRGGGSPAPQPQGGEGSGAVHPLRGPPGLGRREARAPTVTVYTDGASC; encoded by the exons ATGGTGCAGAGCATGGACGACCTGGACTTCCGGCTGCCCTCCCACGCCCAGGACATGCTGGACGGGCTGCGGCGGCTGCGGGCCCTGCCCAAGCTGGCGGACGTCACGCTGCTGGTGGGCGGCCGGGAGCTGCGCTGCCACCGCGGCCTGCTGGCCCTGAGCAGCCCCTACTTCCACGCCATGTTCGCGGGCGACTTCGCCGAGAGCCTGTCGGCGCGCGTGGAGCTGCGGGACGTGGATCCCGACGTGGTGGAGCAGCTGGTGGACTTCGCGTACACGGGCCGGCTGAGGGTGACGCGGGGCACGGCGGAGGGCCTGGCGCGCGGGGCGTCGCGGCTGCACTTCCCCGCCGTGCAGAAGGTGTGCGGCCGCTACCTGCAGCAGCAGCTCGACGCCGCCAACTGCCTGGGCCTCTGCGAGTTCGGGGAGCGGCAGGGGCTGCCGGGCGTGGCCGCCAAGGCCCGGGCCTTCCTGCGGGAGAACTTCGAGGCGGTGGCGCGGGGGGACGAGTTCCTGCGGCTCCCCCCCGAGCGGCTGGCCGCCTGCCTGGCGGGCGAGCTGCTGCAGGCGCGGCCGGGGCAGAGCCGGCTGGCGGCGCTGCTGCGCTGGGCGCGCCACGacccccgcgcccgcgccgcccACCTGCCCGGGCTGCTCCGCCTGCTGCCCCCCGACGCGGTGCCCGGGCCCTGCGTGCGGCGGCTGCTGGCCACGGAGCCCCTCATCCGGGGCTCGGAGGCGTGCCGGGAGGCCCTGGCTCGGGGCCGGAGCGCG GTGCCGCCTGGCCTGCCGCAGGAGCTGCAggaggtgctggtggtggtgggcgGGCAGGcgctggaggaggaggatgagggcgGCGGAGAGCCCGCCGCCCCCCTCGGGAACTTTGCCTTCTACAACACCAAGACCA GGAGGTGGATGGCGCTCCCCGACTTCCCCGACTACCACAAGTGGGGCTTCTCGCTGGCGGCGCTCAACAACGACGTCTACGTCACAGGTGGGTCGGCCGGCGGCCGGGGGGCTGCCGCCAGGACGCCTGGCCAGCCAGTGCCCCCCAGCGGAGCCCCCCGACACCGATGCTCCCCACTCCGCGGGACCCCCGACCAGCCAGCCAAGACCCCGGACCTCCCTCCCTGCATGAGGTCCGGGAGGCGTCGACCCAGCATGGACCG GTGGCTCACGGGGCACCAAGACGGACACCTGGTCGACCACGCAGGCCTGGTGCTTCCTGCTGAAGGAGGCAGCGTGGAAGCCCGTGGCCCCCATGCCGAAGGCCCGCACCAACCACGCCAGCACCGCGCTCAACGGCGAGATCTACGTCATCGGGG GTACCACCCTGGACGTGGTGGAGATGGAGAGCTACGACCCCTACACAGACAGCTGGACCGTGCTCAGCCCCGCCCTCAAGTATGTGAGCAACTTCTCGGCGGCCAGCTGCCAGGGCCGGCTCTACCTGGTGGGTTCCAGTGCCTGCAAGTACAACGCCCTGGCCCTGCAGTGCTACAACCCCGTGACAG ATGTGTGGAACGTGATCACCTCGCCCTTCCTGCCCAAGTACCTGTCCTCCCCCCGCTGTGCCTCCCTGAAGGGGGCGCTCTACCTCATCGGGGACAACACCAAGAAGATGTACGTCTACGACCCCGGGGCCAACCTATGGCAAAAG GTGCAGTCCCAGCACAGCCTGCACGAGAACGGGGGCCTGGTGGCGCTGGGGGACGCGCTGTACGTGACGGGCGGCCGCTGGCAGGACATGGGCGTCGTCTACCGCGTGGAGATGGAGGCCTACGACACGGTGCGCGACGCCTGGGCGCGCCACGGCGCCCTGCCCCGCCTCTGGCTCTACCACGGGGCCGCCGCCATCTTCCTGGACCTCTCCACGTGGACGCGGCGCTTCCCATCCTCCTGGGAGCGCTGAGACGGGGTGCcggcccccccaccttcccccccccccccgcctcaccctCGGTGCCCCCCGCCGCCACCAGGGGGCGCCACGGAGACGCCCTGCCGGGAAGGCACCGGACCAGGAGCAAGGCTCCGGGGAATCGGCCCTCTCCCGCCCTCTCTTCTGCACCCAGACCCAGATGGGCTGCGGGTTCGGGGCCTTGCTCCCGGCAGGTTCCCGGGAGGAGGGTGACAGGCGCTGGCTGTCTGCCAGCTTCGCCTGCCAGCCACGGTGAATTGGGGGCACTCGGGGCTGCCCGCGGTTTTGGGGTGCAGGAAGGAGCGCGTGGCGCCCGGCCCGCCCTCGTCTGCGCAGCACAGCTGCCCGCCCCGGCGATGTTCGCCTCGGGCGCGGTGAGGCCGTCCCAAGCCGAGGGCAGGACCCGCGGGGGGGggtccccagcaccccagcctcaGGGCGGGGAGGGAAGCGGGGCTGTGCACCCCCTCAGGGgccccccggggctggggcgCCGGGAAGCGAGGGCGCCCACCGTCACCGTGTACACAGACGGTGCCTCGTGTTAA
- the Klhl30 gene encoding kelch-like protein 30 isoform X2: protein MVQSMDDLDFRLPSHAQDMLDGLRRLRALPKLADVTLLVGGRELRCHRGLLALSSPYFHAMFAGDFAESLSARVELRDVDPDVVEQLVDFAYTGRLRVTRGTAEGLARGASRLHFPAVQKVCGRYLQQQLDAANCLGLCEFGERQGLPGVAAKARAFLRENFEAVARGDEFLRLPPERLAACLAGELLQARPGQSRLAALLRWARHDPRARAAHLPGLLRLLPPDAVPGPCVRRLLATEPLIRGSEACREALARGRSAVPPGLPQELQEVLVVVGGQALEEEDEGGGEPAAPLGNFAFYNTKTRRWMALPDFPDYHKWGFSLAALNNDVYVTGGSRGTKTDTWSTTQAWCFLLKEAAWKPVAPMPKARTNHASTALNGEIYVIGGTTLDVVEMESYDPYTDSWTVLSPALKYVSNFSAASCQGRLYLVGSSACKYNALALQCYNPVTDVWNVITSPFLPKYLSSPRCASLKGALYLIGDNTKKMYVYDPGANLWQKVQSQHSLHENGGLVALGDALYVTGGRWQDMGVVYRVEMEAYDTVRDAWARHGALPRLWLYHGAAAIFLDLSTWTRRFPSSWER from the exons ATGGTGCAGAGCATGGACGACCTGGACTTCCGGCTGCCCTCCCACGCCCAGGACATGCTGGACGGGCTGCGGCGGCTGCGGGCCCTGCCCAAGCTGGCGGACGTCACGCTGCTGGTGGGCGGCCGGGAGCTGCGCTGCCACCGCGGCCTGCTGGCCCTGAGCAGCCCCTACTTCCACGCCATGTTCGCGGGCGACTTCGCCGAGAGCCTGTCGGCGCGCGTGGAGCTGCGGGACGTGGATCCCGACGTGGTGGAGCAGCTGGTGGACTTCGCGTACACGGGCCGGCTGAGGGTGACGCGGGGCACGGCGGAGGGCCTGGCGCGCGGGGCGTCGCGGCTGCACTTCCCCGCCGTGCAGAAGGTGTGCGGCCGCTACCTGCAGCAGCAGCTCGACGCCGCCAACTGCCTGGGCCTCTGCGAGTTCGGGGAGCGGCAGGGGCTGCCGGGCGTGGCCGCCAAGGCCCGGGCCTTCCTGCGGGAGAACTTCGAGGCGGTGGCGCGGGGGGACGAGTTCCTGCGGCTCCCCCCCGAGCGGCTGGCCGCCTGCCTGGCGGGCGAGCTGCTGCAGGCGCGGCCGGGGCAGAGCCGGCTGGCGGCGCTGCTGCGCTGGGCGCGCCACGacccccgcgcccgcgccgcccACCTGCCCGGGCTGCTCCGCCTGCTGCCCCCCGACGCGGTGCCCGGGCCCTGCGTGCGGCGGCTGCTGGCCACGGAGCCCCTCATCCGGGGCTCGGAGGCGTGCCGGGAGGCCCTGGCTCGGGGCCGGAGCGCG GTGCCGCCTGGCCTGCCGCAGGAGCTGCAggaggtgctggtggtggtgggcgGGCAGGcgctggaggaggaggatgagggcgGCGGAGAGCCCGCCGCCCCCCTCGGGAACTTTGCCTTCTACAACACCAAGACCA GGAGGTGGATGGCGCTCCCCGACTTCCCCGACTACCACAAGTGGGGCTTCTCGCTGGCGGCGCTCAACAACGACGTCTACGTCACAG GTGGCTCACGGGGCACCAAGACGGACACCTGGTCGACCACGCAGGCCTGGTGCTTCCTGCTGAAGGAGGCAGCGTGGAAGCCCGTGGCCCCCATGCCGAAGGCCCGCACCAACCACGCCAGCACCGCGCTCAACGGCGAGATCTACGTCATCGGGG GTACCACCCTGGACGTGGTGGAGATGGAGAGCTACGACCCCTACACAGACAGCTGGACCGTGCTCAGCCCCGCCCTCAAGTATGTGAGCAACTTCTCGGCGGCCAGCTGCCAGGGCCGGCTCTACCTGGTGGGTTCCAGTGCCTGCAAGTACAACGCCCTGGCCCTGCAGTGCTACAACCCCGTGACAG ATGTGTGGAACGTGATCACCTCGCCCTTCCTGCCCAAGTACCTGTCCTCCCCCCGCTGTGCCTCCCTGAAGGGGGCGCTCTACCTCATCGGGGACAACACCAAGAAGATGTACGTCTACGACCCCGGGGCCAACCTATGGCAAAAG GTGCAGTCCCAGCACAGCCTGCACGAGAACGGGGGCCTGGTGGCGCTGGGGGACGCGCTGTACGTGACGGGCGGCCGCTGGCAGGACATGGGCGTCGTCTACCGCGTGGAGATGGAGGCCTACGACACGGTGCGCGACGCCTGGGCGCGCCACGGCGCCCTGCCCCGCCTCTGGCTCTACCACGGGGCCGCCGCCATCTTCCTGGACCTCTCCACGTGGACGCGGCGCTTCCCATCCTCCTGGGAGCGCTGA